The following proteins come from a genomic window of Novosphingobium sp. P6W:
- a CDS encoding 2-keto-4-pentenoate hydratase has translation MTDTAKAVAEAFVAARREKRALASYPGEAPADLGGAYTIQDFAIAIDGREIAGWKVGKINPPEDERLGSNRLAGPIFTDSVVRVGVGETPAMPVFAEGFAAAEAEFLLHVAAGWDGTVPQDDDATRAVLDAVHLGIEVASSPYPGINADGPPVTVSDYGNNYGLVVGPVLAGWETIDFASVLVRLEIDGSVAGENTTAAMLDGPLGAVRFLLGNLAARGIDCSGGTWVSTGAVTGVHPVVPGEQVLATFEGQGTVACGIVAVTPA, from the coding sequence TTGACTGATACGGCAAAAGCAGTGGCCGAGGCTTTCGTAGCGGCCCGGCGTGAAAAGCGCGCGCTGGCGTCCTACCCCGGAGAAGCACCTGCCGACTTGGGCGGTGCCTATACGATCCAGGATTTCGCCATCGCCATCGACGGCCGCGAGATCGCGGGATGGAAGGTCGGCAAGATCAATCCGCCTGAGGATGAGCGCCTTGGCAGCAACCGCCTCGCGGGGCCAATTTTCACGGACAGCGTGGTGAGGGTAGGCGTGGGTGAAACGCCCGCGATGCCGGTTTTCGCCGAGGGTTTTGCTGCGGCGGAGGCGGAGTTCCTGCTGCACGTCGCTGCCGGGTGGGATGGCACAGTCCCGCAGGACGATGATGCCACGCGCGCCGTCCTCGACGCAGTGCATCTGGGCATCGAAGTCGCGAGTTCGCCTTATCCGGGCATCAACGCAGATGGGCCGCCGGTAACGGTGTCGGACTATGGCAACAATTATGGTCTGGTCGTCGGGCCGGTGTTGGCCGGGTGGGAAACCATCGACTTCGCCAGTGTCCTCGTCCGCCTCGAGATCGATGGGTCTGTTGCGGGGGAAAACACCACTGCCGCCATGCTCGACGGGCCGCTGGGCGCGGTGCGTTTCCTGCTGGGCAATCTTGCCGCGCGCGGTATCGACTGCAGCGGGGGGACGTGGGTATCCACAGGTGCGGTCACGGGCGTCCACCCGGTGGTGCCCGGAGAACAGGTGCTTGCCACTTTCGAGGGGCAGGGGACTGTCGCTTGCGGCATCGTGGCGGTGACGCCGGCCTGA
- a CDS encoding carboxylesterase/lipase family protein, giving the protein MSGTDAGITRRTLVKSAAVLATAAPAPLLARSPKLPRVGRYAGLVEDGVLAFKGIRYGRAARFVRAVAEPWDGHALAADKFGPICPQRAMGEEPQSEDCLFLNVWTPEANPRAGRAVMVYFHGGAYTTGSVTDPLTHGAKLAADGDVVVVTVNHRLNALGYAWLKPFGARYADSGNLGQLDLILALQWVADHIAAFGGDPARIMVFGQSGGGAKIATLMAMPAAKGLFHSAATMSGQQVQASGPAHAWSRTLALMAALKLAPGDVDGLRTMPVERLMDGLDASDPIMSGGIYFGPVLDMTNLPRHPFWPDAAQQSLAIPMILGNVREETRAFLNPRGPKLQGLSWENIAARILPEIKIDLDPVWVVEQYRSHEPNWSPEQIYYAATTDGRSWPGQVIEADERAAAGASATWVYQFDRPSPVDPLRGAAHTDDIPYVFGTLAAPGSFSGVDQAARKLSAAMMRAFTGLAKTGRPGLPEWSAYRLPGRATMMFDDTVRVENDPRRWQRELWATAPYVQPGT; this is encoded by the coding sequence ATGAGCGGCACCGATGCCGGGATCACCCGGCGCACCCTCGTCAAATCCGCTGCCGTACTGGCTACCGCCGCGCCTGCACCGCTCTTGGCGCGCAGCCCTAAACTTCCGCGCGTGGGTCGCTATGCCGGGCTGGTCGAGGACGGCGTCCTCGCCTTCAAGGGCATCCGCTACGGCCGCGCGGCGCGGTTTGTCCGCGCTGTCGCCGAGCCATGGGACGGCCATGCTCTCGCCGCCGACAAGTTCGGCCCGATCTGTCCGCAGCGTGCCATGGGTGAGGAGCCGCAATCGGAAGACTGCCTGTTCCTCAACGTCTGGACACCCGAGGCGAACCCGCGCGCAGGCCGGGCGGTAATGGTCTATTTCCACGGCGGCGCCTACACCACCGGTTCGGTCACCGACCCGCTCACTCACGGCGCCAAACTCGCCGCTGATGGCGATGTGGTGGTGGTGACGGTCAACCACCGGCTCAACGCGCTTGGCTATGCCTGGCTCAAGCCTTTTGGCGCGCGCTATGCCGATAGCGGGAACCTTGGCCAACTGGACCTGATCCTGGCCCTGCAATGGGTGGCCGATCACATTGCAGCATTCGGCGGCGATCCTGCGCGCATCATGGTCTTCGGCCAATCGGGCGGCGGGGCCAAGATCGCCACCCTGATGGCCATGCCCGCCGCAAAAGGCCTGTTCCATTCCGCCGCCACGATGAGCGGGCAGCAAGTGCAGGCAAGCGGCCCGGCCCATGCGTGGAGCCGCACACTGGCGCTGATGGCCGCGCTAAAACTGGCGCCGGGCGATGTCGATGGTCTGCGTACCATGCCGGTCGAGCGGTTGATGGACGGCCTCGACGCAAGCGATCCGATCATGAGCGGCGGGATCTATTTCGGTCCCGTTCTCGACATGACCAACTTGCCGCGCCATCCATTCTGGCCGGATGCTGCGCAGCAATCGCTTGCCATACCGATGATCCTGGGCAATGTCCGCGAAGAAACCCGCGCTTTCCTGAACCCGCGCGGGCCAAAATTGCAGGGCCTGTCCTGGGAGAACATCGCGGCGCGCATCCTGCCCGAGATCAAGATCGACCTTGACCCCGTCTGGGTGGTGGAACAGTACCGCAGCCACGAACCGAATTGGTCACCCGAACAAATCTATTATGCCGCCACCACCGACGGTCGTTCATGGCCGGGGCAAGTGATCGAGGCGGACGAGCGCGCCGCTGCCGGGGCTTCCGCAACATGGGTATACCAGTTCGATCGGCCCTCACCCGTAGACCCCTTGCGCGGGGCGGCGCATACGGATGACATCCCTTATGTCTTTGGCACGCTGGCTGCCCCGGGCAGTTTTTCCGGCGTTGACCAGGCTGCGCGCAAGCTCAGCGCGGCGATGATGCGGGCGTTCACCGGCCTTGCCAAAACCGGACGACCCGGCCTGCCGGAATGGTCCGCCTATCGCCTGCCCGGCCGTGCGACGATGATGTTCGACGACACCGTGCGAGTCGAAAACGATCCTCGCCGCTGGCAGCGCGAGCTTTGGGCGACGGCGCCCTATGTCCAGCCAGGAACCTGA
- a CDS encoding sugar kinase, with translation MTGHVLCFGEVLLRFATPAARLTVQCDALDMVVGGAEANVGAGLASLGHGVKMLTRLPSSPLGDKARAALAGAGIDTAHIVRAPGRMGLYFLETGAGLRPSSITYDRVGSVFANSAPGEFDFASALAGARLLHLSGITPALGPGGVALAQAAVAAANAAGVPICFDGNYRALLWDAWDSDPRSILTDLMQSATVMIGNHRDISLLLGKPFSGDGSERRREAALAAFEAFPKLQLIASTARHIVNSGHHRIAARIDARDAAHQTAEVDVTAIVDRIGTGDAFAAGVLHKWLEGADIVATAQAGLAYTVLKHTQPGDICLIGRAELEGFSASGGDVRR, from the coding sequence ATGACCGGGCATGTCCTGTGCTTCGGCGAAGTGCTGCTGCGCTTCGCCACCCCCGCCGCCCGCCTTACCGTGCAGTGCGACGCGCTGGACATGGTGGTGGGCGGCGCGGAGGCCAATGTCGGCGCTGGCCTTGCCTCGCTCGGCCACGGCGTGAAGATGCTGACGCGGCTGCCTTCCAGCCCGCTCGGCGACAAGGCCCGCGCGGCATTGGCCGGTGCCGGGATCGACACCGCTCACATCGTCCGCGCACCGGGCCGCATGGGGCTCTATTTTCTGGAGACCGGCGCAGGGCTCAGGCCATCGTCGATCACTTATGACCGCGTGGGCAGCGTGTTCGCAAATTCCGCGCCCGGCGAGTTCGACTTCGCTTCCGCGCTTGCGGGCGCCCGGTTGCTGCATCTGTCGGGGATCACCCCGGCGCTTGGCCCCGGCGGCGTTGCGCTGGCGCAGGCTGCCGTTGCTGCGGCCAATGCTGCAGGCGTGCCGATCTGCTTCGACGGCAATTACCGCGCGCTGTTGTGGGATGCGTGGGACAGCGATCCGCGCAGTATCCTGACCGACCTCATGCAATCGGCAACGGTCATGATCGGCAACCACCGCGACATCTCGCTGCTGCTGGGCAAGCCATTTTCCGGCGATGGGTCCGAGCGCCGCCGCGAAGCCGCGCTGGCCGCTTTCGAGGCCTTTCCCAAGCTGCAGCTGATCGCCTCCACCGCGCGGCACATCGTGAACTCGGGCCACCACCGCATCGCCGCCCGCATCGACGCGCGCGACGCCGCGCACCAGACCGCCGAAGTGGACGTCACCGCCATCGTCGACCGCATCGGCACCGGTGATGCTTTTGCTGCAGGCGTGCTGCACAAGTGGCTGGAAGGCGCGGACATCGTCGCCACGGCGCAGGCGGGCCTCGCCTACACCGTCCTCAAGCACACCCAGCCCGGCGACATATGCCTGATCGGGCGAGCGGAACTCGAAGGCTTCTCCGCCAGCGGGGGCGACGTAAGGCGTTAA
- the kduI gene encoding 5-dehydro-4-deoxy-D-glucuronate isomerase, with protein sequence MFCKTYHATHPDMMECVSNEELRDRYLVTGMFKDGEVNLNYSHNERFIIGGAVPGATPLPLPLQTVPKSAEGKSFFERREAGITNIGGPGAITVDGQRFEMKNKECLYVPMGTNEVIFEGQGSRFYIASVPAHKALPIKHITLDQANPLARGDLANSNQRTIYQLVIPGVCESAQLLLGLTVLEEGSVWNTMPPHLHDRRSEIYLYFELPEENDRIFHYMGEPDQMRHIVIANEEAVISPPWSIHMGSGTKKYAFIWAMGGENLDYTDMNVLDICQLQ encoded by the coding sequence GTGTTCTGCAAAACCTATCACGCCACCCATCCGGACATGATGGAATGCGTCTCCAACGAGGAGCTGCGCGACCGCTACCTCGTCACAGGCATGTTCAAGGACGGTGAAGTCAACCTCAACTACTCGCACAACGAGCGTTTCATCATCGGCGGCGCGGTTCCGGGTGCGACCCCGCTTCCCCTGCCGCTGCAGACCGTTCCGAAAAGCGCGGAAGGCAAGTCCTTCTTCGAGCGCCGCGAAGCCGGCATCACCAACATCGGCGGACCGGGCGCGATCACCGTCGACGGCCAGCGCTTCGAGATGAAGAACAAGGAATGCCTCTACGTGCCGATGGGCACCAATGAGGTGATCTTCGAAGGCCAGGGTTCGCGTTTCTACATCGCGTCGGTCCCGGCCCACAAGGCGCTGCCGATCAAGCACATCACGCTGGACCAGGCCAACCCGCTGGCACGCGGCGACCTTGCCAATTCGAACCAGCGCACGATCTACCAGCTGGTGATCCCCGGCGTCTGCGAAAGCGCCCAGCTGCTGCTTGGCCTGACCGTGCTGGAAGAAGGCTCGGTATGGAACACCATGCCTCCGCACCTTCATGATCGCCGCAGCGAAATCTATCTCTACTTCGAACTGCCCGAAGAGAACGACCGCATCTTCCACTACATGGGCGAGCCGGACCAGATGCGCCACATCGTCATCGCTAACGAAGAAGCCGTCATCAGCCCGCCGTGGTCGATCCACATGGGTTCGGGCACCAAGAAGTACGCGTTCATCTGGGCCATGGGCGGGGAAAACCTCGACTATACCGACATGAACGTTCTCGACATCTGCCAGCTGCAGTAG
- a CDS encoding MFS transporter, producing MGAETGGAIKAGDKVGRYRWVVVALLFAATAINYIDRQMIGVLKPTLAAEFHWSETDFAGIVFWFQVAYAIGYLSFGKVVDALGARLGYTIAIVIWTISHMAHGFATGMISFALARFGLGIGESGNFPAGIRAVTDWFPQKERAFAIGVFNAGANVGAIITPLLVPLLVLWFDWRMAFFVTGLFGIIWLAVWWMVYRHPTEHARVTPGELAWIRQDPADPVEKIGWGRLLTVKETWAYALGKFMIDPIWWFFLFWLPGYLFDRYDLDLKTFGLPLAAIYLISDLGSVAGGWLSSKLIKGGRTPNFARKVTMLICAICVLPIWFVQGIDNVWMAVLVIGLATAAHQAFSANLYTLPSDVFPRGAVGSVVGIGGTVGAFGGMGMALFAGYILDATHSYEVLFAICASAYLLALLVVHVLSPRLAPVRIEDVSQR from the coding sequence ATGGGTGCGGAAACAGGCGGCGCGATCAAAGCCGGAGACAAGGTAGGGCGCTATCGCTGGGTCGTGGTGGCGTTGCTGTTTGCGGCCACAGCGATCAACTATATCGACCGGCAAATGATCGGTGTGCTCAAGCCCACGCTTGCTGCCGAGTTCCATTGGTCCGAAACCGACTTTGCGGGCATCGTGTTCTGGTTCCAGGTGGCCTATGCGATCGGCTACCTGTCATTCGGCAAGGTGGTCGATGCGCTGGGCGCAAGGCTGGGTTACACGATCGCCATCGTGATCTGGACCATCAGCCACATGGCGCATGGTTTCGCCACCGGCATGATCTCGTTCGCGCTGGCGCGCTTTGGCCTGGGTATCGGCGAATCGGGTAACTTCCCGGCCGGCATCCGCGCCGTGACCGACTGGTTCCCTCAGAAGGAGCGCGCTTTCGCCATTGGCGTGTTCAACGCCGGGGCCAATGTCGGCGCCATCATAACCCCGCTGCTGGTGCCGCTGCTGGTACTGTGGTTCGACTGGCGCATGGCCTTCTTCGTCACCGGCCTGTTCGGTATTATCTGGCTGGCGGTGTGGTGGATGGTTTACCGCCATCCCACCGAGCACGCCCGTGTCACGCCCGGCGAACTTGCCTGGATTCGCCAGGACCCGGCCGATCCGGTAGAGAAGATCGGTTGGGGGCGTCTGCTCACGGTCAAGGAAACCTGGGCTTATGCGCTCGGCAAGTTCATGATCGACCCGATCTGGTGGTTCTTTCTGTTCTGGCTGCCGGGCTACCTGTTCGACCGCTACGATCTTGACCTCAAGACCTTCGGCCTGCCGCTGGCGGCGATCTACCTGATTTCGGATCTGGGCAGTGTGGCGGGTGGTTGGCTATCCTCGAAGCTCATCAAGGGCGGCCGCACGCCAAATTTCGCGCGCAAGGTGACGATGCTGATCTGCGCCATTTGCGTGCTGCCGATCTGGTTTGTGCAGGGGATCGACAACGTCTGGATGGCGGTGCTGGTGATCGGACTTGCCACGGCGGCGCATCAGGCGTTTTCCGCGAACCTCTACACCCTGCCGTCGGATGTATTTCCGCGCGGTGCTGTAGGCTCGGTAGTCGGTATCGGTGGCACCGTGGGCGCCTTCGGCGGCATGGGCATGGCGCTGTTCGCCGGCTATATTCTCGACGCCACGCATAGCTACGAGGTGCTTTTCGCGATTTGCGCGAGTGCTTACCTGTTGGCCTTGCTGGTGGTGCATGTCCTCAGCCCGCGCCTTGCGCCGGTGCGGATCGAGGATGTGTCGCAGCGGTAA
- a CDS encoding family 43 glycosylhydrolase, whose product MTKGFEFSRRSMIAGSALLLGAGAPALAKEMVAPPKRPPFPIEDDNGRPVDPPPPGYYDVARRSGPGLPVTPETERGGWVTSEAAVDRKGVRYKGPGPAPANLLPWANSDSARVVTQGLIPPVKPLLHLHLRDTIVCLGGDGNYYMTGSTGDDIWKANDGVELWRSPDLKQWDYLGLVWSIERDGVWEKQWSVRKGDYFRAVWAPEIHFINGNYYICQSISRSGIAVLRSTTGKAEGPYVHAFSPDKPLRNGIDATLFGDDDGAVYLTYAGAFEMVRLKPDLSGYDGDWQPITLENPDPDPAHHNKKCVHRGFKDIGFEGATMFKHDGTYYLGAVDRFVNNRYSFALATSDKPFGPYRDRYESVACGGGGNIFKDKEGRWWCTIFGNDDEAPFREKPGIVPARMDEKGRLVADFAPREV is encoded by the coding sequence GTGACCAAAGGCTTTGAATTCAGCCGCCGCTCTATGATTGCGGGGAGTGCCCTGTTGCTGGGCGCTGGCGCCCCGGCGCTGGCCAAGGAAATGGTCGCTCCGCCAAAGCGTCCCCCTTTCCCCATCGAGGACGACAACGGCCGCCCGGTCGATCCGCCGCCGCCCGGCTATTACGATGTCGCGCGGCGCAGCGGTCCCGGCCTGCCCGTCACCCCTGAAACCGAGCGCGGCGGCTGGGTGACCAGCGAAGCGGCGGTGGACCGCAAGGGCGTGCGCTACAAAGGCCCCGGCCCGGCGCCGGCGAACCTGCTGCCCTGGGCCAATTCGGACTCGGCACGCGTGGTTACGCAGGGCCTGATCCCGCCGGTCAAGCCGCTGCTGCACCTGCACCTTCGCGACACCATCGTGTGCCTTGGCGGCGACGGTAATTACTACATGACCGGCTCCACCGGCGATGACATCTGGAAGGCCAACGACGGCGTCGAACTCTGGCGCTCGCCCGATCTCAAGCAGTGGGACTACCTTGGCCTGGTCTGGAGCATCGAGCGGGACGGCGTCTGGGAAAAGCAGTGGTCGGTGCGCAAGGGCGACTACTTCCGGGCCGTATGGGCGCCGGAAATCCACTTCATCAACGGCAACTACTACATCTGCCAATCGATCAGCCGCTCCGGCATTGCCGTGCTGCGCAGCACGACGGGCAAGGCGGAAGGCCCTTACGTCCACGCCTTTTCGCCGGACAAACCCTTGCGTAACGGCATCGACGCCACCCTGTTCGGCGATGACGACGGCGCGGTCTACCTGACTTATGCCGGGGCATTCGAGATGGTGCGCCTTAAACCGGACCTCTCCGGCTACGACGGCGACTGGCAGCCGATCACCCTGGAAAACCCCGACCCGGACCCCGCGCATCACAACAAGAAGTGCGTGCACCGGGGTTTCAAGGACATCGGCTTCGAAGGTGCGACGATGTTCAAGCACGATGGCACGTATTACCTCGGCGCCGTCGACCGCTTCGTGAACAACCGCTATTCCTTCGCGCTGGCGACTTCGGACAAGCCCTTTGGCCCCTACCGCGACCGCTACGAAAGCGTGGCCTGCGGCGGCGGCGGCAACATCTTCAAGGACAAGGAAGGCCGCTGGTGGTGCACCATCTTCGGCAACGACGACGAAGCCCCGTTCCGCGAGAAGCCCGGCATCGTCCCCGCCCGCATGGACGAAAAGGGCCGGCTAGTGGCCGATTTTGCGCCGCGCGAGGTTTGA
- a CDS encoding cupin domain-containing protein — protein sequence MIAALLLLAAAAPPMAIIDERDTVREEAPPHGAIGMSTAYRISDAAPAPRAMEFRRRVLHKGAAIGEHPIDHDEVYYVTAGEGEVVSDGKRAALRPGMAAYLYRGAVVGIWQKGAKPLALVIAYPNPAKTP from the coding sequence GTGATCGCGGCGCTGCTGCTGCTCGCGGCGGCAGCGCCGCCCATGGCTATCATCGACGAGCGTGATACCGTGCGCGAGGAAGCTCCTCCGCACGGCGCGATCGGGATGAGCACCGCCTATCGCATCTCCGATGCTGCGCCCGCACCGCGCGCGATGGAATTTCGTCGCCGCGTCCTGCACAAGGGCGCAGCAATCGGCGAACACCCCATCGACCATGACGAGGTTTATTACGTCACGGCCGGAGAGGGGGAAGTCGTCTCGGATGGCAAGCGCGCCGCGCTCAGGCCGGGGATGGCGGCCTATCTCTATCGCGGTGCGGTGGTCGGCATTTGGCAGAAGGGTGCAAAGCCACTGGCGCTGGTGATCGCGTATCCCAACCCGGCCAAGACGCCGTGA
- a CDS encoding LacI family DNA-binding transcriptional regulator → MAKGQKPTINDVARLSGVSKKTVSRVINKSPLLNQATREKVEAVIAELEYVPNPQARALALRRNFLIGLIHDNPNAQMVLGVQEGILDTIRNTEFALVVRPVDRHSPSMVEDIRGFIEQQRLYGVMLLPPISENDELAQACRDLGCTVVRMGSARLDDDAHLVASNDRQAVSDAVAWLAQMGHKRIGFVAGPEGFLSARERELGFAEGMARAGLKPDAKIAARGNYRFESGLAAGQKLLSAKSPPSAIFSSNDEMAAGVLHAARERGMSVPEDLSIIGFDDTAIAAHIWPPLTTVRWPIRAMAATAAAKLTRPETAAAEPSFFLSDLVRRASAIEYLP, encoded by the coding sequence ATGGCCAAAGGGCAGAAACCTACCATCAACGACGTCGCGCGCCTCTCGGGTGTGTCGAAGAAGACGGTAAGCCGGGTCATAAACAAATCGCCGTTGCTCAACCAGGCCACGCGCGAGAAGGTCGAAGCGGTCATTGCCGAACTGGAATATGTGCCCAATCCGCAGGCCCGCGCACTGGCGCTACGGCGCAATTTCCTGATCGGCCTGATCCACGACAACCCGAACGCGCAGATGGTGCTCGGCGTGCAGGAGGGTATTCTCGACACCATCCGCAACACCGAATTCGCGCTGGTTGTGCGTCCGGTGGACCGTCATTCCCCTTCGATGGTCGAGGATATTCGGGGCTTTATCGAACAACAGCGACTCTACGGCGTCATGCTGCTGCCGCCGATTTCCGAGAATGACGAACTGGCGCAGGCTTGCCGCGATCTGGGTTGTACTGTGGTACGCATGGGCTCGGCGCGGCTGGACGACGACGCCCATCTCGTCGCCTCGAACGACCGGCAGGCGGTGAGCGACGCCGTCGCCTGGCTGGCCCAGATGGGCCACAAGCGCATCGGCTTCGTAGCCGGACCCGAAGGATTCCTTTCGGCCCGCGAACGCGAACTGGGCTTTGCCGAAGGGATGGCGCGCGCCGGGCTCAAGCCCGATGCGAAGATCGCTGCGCGCGGCAACTACCGTTTCGAATCGGGCCTTGCTGCCGGACAGAAACTGCTTTCCGCCAAGTCTCCGCCTTCCGCGATCTTCTCCAGCAACGATGAAATGGCCGCCGGCGTCCTCCACGCAGCGCGCGAACGCGGGATGAGCGTGCCTGAAGACCTGTCGATCATCGGATTCGATGATACCGCGATTGCCGCACATATCTGGCCCCCCCTTACCACCGTGCGCTGGCCGATCCGCGCCATGGCGGCCACTGCGGCCGCCAAGCTGACGCGCCCGGAAACGGCAGCCGCCGAACCCTCGTTCTTCCTCTCGGATCTGGTTCGCCGCGCCTCCGCGATCGAATATCTGCCCTGA
- the kduD gene encoding 2-dehydro-3-deoxy-D-gluconate 5-dehydrogenase KduD, whose protein sequence is MAISFSLEGKSALVTGANTGIGQAIAVALAQAGADVAVAGRSEPTETLDLIAQTGRKAVNIKADLSSIEPVQRIIAEAVAGLGKLDVLVNNAGIIRRDDLLQFSEDDWDAVMDTNLKTLFFLSQAAAKGMVEQGSGKIVNIASLLTFQGGIRVPSYAAAKSGVSGVTKAMANELAPKGVQVNAVAPGYISTNNTAALQGDETRNRQILERIPTGRWGNPDDIAGAAVFLASPASNYVTGHVLAVDGGWLAR, encoded by the coding sequence ATGGCAATCTCCTTCAGCCTCGAAGGCAAGTCTGCCCTGGTCACCGGTGCCAACACCGGGATCGGGCAGGCGATTGCCGTGGCGCTCGCACAGGCGGGCGCCGACGTTGCGGTGGCCGGCCGCTCCGAACCTACCGAGACACTCGACCTGATCGCACAGACCGGCCGCAAGGCCGTCAACATCAAGGCCGACCTCTCCAGCATCGAGCCCGTCCAGCGCATCATCGCCGAAGCCGTCGCCGGTCTCGGCAAGCTGGACGTGCTGGTCAACAATGCCGGCATCATCCGCCGCGACGACCTGCTCCAGTTCTCGGAAGATGACTGGGACGCGGTGATGGACACCAACCTCAAGACGCTGTTCTTCCTGAGCCAGGCCGCCGCAAAGGGCATGGTCGAACAGGGAAGCGGCAAGATCGTCAACATCGCCTCGCTGCTCACCTTTCAAGGCGGCATCCGGGTGCCCAGCTATGCCGCGGCCAAGTCCGGCGTCAGCGGCGTGACCAAGGCGATGGCCAACGAACTGGCGCCCAAGGGCGTACAGGTCAACGCGGTCGCGCCGGGCTATATCTCGACTAACAATACAGCCGCGCTTCAGGGCGACGAGACTCGCAATCGCCAGATTCTCGAACGTATTCCGACCGGCCGCTGGGGCAACCCGGACGACATCGCCGGCGCGGCAGTGTTCCTGGCCTCCCCCGCCTCGAACTACGTGACGGGCCATGTACTGGCCGTCGACGGCGGCTGGCTGGCGCGCTGA